Proteins from a genomic interval of Crassostrea angulata isolate pt1a10 chromosome 7, ASM2561291v2, whole genome shotgun sequence:
- the LOC128193010 gene encoding uncharacterized protein LOC128193010, translating into MEIYQARKISNIPTAISQPFDFVCSHNEKFKIKDIGVTEVKTKSDLLRVTSQDKPDIHTQDYVLQLQYHINGTRGHFLLVDGSGEVKANGQCRDQRTLLTVIHNFTQRRESCYQIIGWGDKFNQKILYMDGTELKTRPYKQSKGDNNDDTFFSFRTKGNSEDGHFAIVSWTGNSLVFDTQGNYLAPNNLSRRSDTSYLFKLQTVDWMKVTTV; encoded by the exons ATGGAGATTTACCAGGCCCGGAAAATCAGCAACATTCCTACAGCTATCTCTCAGCCCTTTGATTTTGTGTGTAGCCACAATGAGAAATTCAAAATCAAGGATATTGGG GTCACTGAGGTTAAGACAAAGAGCGACCTTTTACGTGTGACATCCCAGGACAAGCCGGACATCCACACACAAGACTATGTACTACAGCTCCAGTACCACATCAACGGCACGCGCGGACACTTCCTGTTGGTGGACGGCTCTGGGGAGGTCAAGGCCAATGGACAATGCAGAGACCAACGCA CTCTGCTGACGGTCATCCATAACTTCACACAGAGACGGGAGTCTTGCTACCAGATCATTGGCTGGGGGGACAAATTCAACCAGAAAATCCTTTACATGGATGGCACAGAGCTTAAAACTAGG CCATACAAGCAATCTAAGGGAGACAACAACGACgacacatttttttcattccGAACCAAAGGAAACAGTGAGGATGGACATTTTGCCATTGTGTCGTGGACGGGAAACTCCCTAGTGTTTGACACCCAGGGGAACTACCTGGCCCCCAACAATCTGTCGCGACGGTCGGACACCTCATACTTGTTCAAACTACAGACAGTCGACTGGATGAAAGTGACCACTGTATAA